The proteins below are encoded in one region of Bacteroidota bacterium:
- the ugpC gene encoding sn-glycerol-3-phosphate ABC transporter ATP-binding protein UgpC, with amino-acid sequence MRSVSKTYVNGADSVRGISFGAAQGEFVVLVGPSGCGKSTTLRMIAGLEEITGGDIFIAGKRVNDLHPKDRDVAMVFQNYALYPHLTVYENIAFPLTIRKTDKATVDREVRAATELLAITKHLDRKPKELSGGERQRVALGRAIVRKPQVFLFDEPLSNLDAALRTEMRVELKALQRRLGTTMVYVTHDQTEAMTMGDKIVVMNKGQIEQTATPRAIYDEPATAFVARFLGAPTINMIAGTVDAATKTFSSNGFSVDLSELGAKAGGEVILGVRPEHLRPGRVQTADAHSIVGEVELVERLGSATYCHIGCAFAERGRLALTLRPDDDVPNIGDRIAVVPTSRGLHLFDAASGLRIL; translated from the coding sequence CTGCGCAGTGTTTCAAAGACTTACGTCAATGGCGCCGATAGCGTGCGCGGTATCTCGTTCGGGGCCGCGCAGGGTGAGTTCGTCGTGCTCGTCGGTCCGTCCGGCTGCGGAAAGTCGACGACACTCCGGATGATCGCCGGACTCGAAGAGATCACTGGTGGAGACATCTTTATTGCAGGCAAGCGCGTCAACGATCTGCATCCAAAGGACCGCGATGTCGCGATGGTCTTTCAGAACTATGCGCTCTATCCGCACCTGACGGTCTACGAGAATATCGCTTTCCCTCTGACGATCCGCAAGACGGACAAAGCCACCGTCGACCGCGAGGTCCGTGCTGCGACGGAGCTGCTTGCGATCACCAAGCACCTCGATCGCAAACCCAAAGAGCTTTCCGGCGGCGAGCGTCAGCGTGTTGCGCTTGGCCGTGCCATCGTGCGTAAGCCTCAGGTCTTCTTGTTCGATGAGCCGCTTTCGAACCTTGACGCTGCGCTACGTACCGAAATGCGCGTCGAATTGAAAGCGCTCCAGCGACGGCTGGGAACGACAATGGTGTATGTCACCCACGATCAGACCGAAGCCATGACGATGGGCGATAAGATCGTGGTGATGAACAAAGGACAGATCGAACAGACGGCTACGCCTCGCGCTATCTACGATGAACCAGCGACGGCATTCGTCGCCCGCTTTCTCGGTGCGCCGACGATCAACATGATCGCGGGAACGGTGGATGCTGCGACGAAGACGTTCTCATCGAACGGATTCAGTGTCGACCTCTCGGAACTCGGAGCAAAGGCGGGCGGCGAGGTGATCCTCGGTGTGCGACCGGAGCATTTGCGTCCCGGGCGTGTACAGACGGCTGACGCGCATTCGATCGTCGGGGAAGTGGAGCTTGTCGAGCGCCTCGGCAGCGCGACATACTGCCACATCGGCTGCGCATTCGCCGAGCGTGGACGCCTCGCCTTGACGCTTCGCCCCGACGATGACGTGCCGAACATCGGAGACCGTATCGCTGTTGTTCCTACAAGCCGAGGGCTACATCTCTTCGATGCCGCCAGCGGGCTTCGTATCTTATAA
- a CDS encoding DinB family protein, whose amino-acid sequence MPPIITRPNPSEHAAYYGPYIARVPGEDLLAYFRTQTHSLASVLGVLDDVTASKRYAEGKWSVKEVASHIIDTERVFAYRAMCISRGEAQSLPGFEENAYVANSNADARSVADLVEEYKAVRAATIALLSSLSDEMATRNGRANNNPASVRAIGYMIAGHELHHLSVIEERYLGR is encoded by the coding sequence ATGCCCCCAATCATCACCCGACCCAACCCGTCGGAACACGCTGCCTATTATGGCCCCTATATCGCCCGTGTGCCGGGCGAGGACCTGCTCGCATATTTCCGCACGCAAACGCACTCGCTCGCGAGCGTCCTCGGCGTGCTTGACGATGTGACCGCGTCGAAGCGGTATGCGGAAGGGAAGTGGTCGGTCAAGGAAGTTGCGTCGCATATCATCGATACCGAACGAGTCTTTGCATATCGGGCGATGTGTATCTCGCGTGGTGAGGCGCAATCGCTGCCTGGGTTCGAAGAGAACGCCTATGTCGCGAACTCGAATGCGGATGCGCGAAGCGTCGCCGATCTTGTCGAAGAATACAAGGCAGTTCGCGCTGCGACAATCGCACTGTTGTCCTCGCTCTCGGACGAGATGGCAACGCGCAACGGCAGGGCAAACAACAATCCGGCATCTGTCAGAGCAATTGGCTATATGATTGCCGGACACGAGCTGCACCACCTCTCGGTGATCGAAGAACGATACTTAGGCCGATAG
- a CDS encoding TrmH family RNA methyltransferase — translation MRRLNFSDLDSIRPSETEAASTERRFPVIAILDNIRSLYNVGSIFRTSDGARIEALFTCGYTPHPPRKEIEKTALDATRTVPHRHFKHVTEAITAAKELGFRPVALELTDESRSVFDLTAADFPMALVIGNEITGVSDEALTMCESSLVIPMLGAKHSLNVGVAYGVALYECVRVFSGDLNRFRPHTTD, via the coding sequence ATGCGACGACTCAATTTTTCCGATCTCGATTCCATCCGACCCTCAGAGACCGAGGCGGCATCGACAGAGCGGCGGTTTCCTGTGATCGCCATCCTCGATAATATCCGGAGCCTGTATAATGTCGGCTCGATCTTCCGGACGTCCGACGGTGCACGCATCGAGGCGCTCTTCACCTGCGGATACACCCCTCACCCGCCGCGCAAGGAGATCGAGAAGACGGCGCTCGATGCTACGCGGACCGTCCCACACCGCCACTTCAAACACGTCACCGAAGCCATCACCGCGGCGAAAGAACTTGGCTTCCGGCCCGTGGCGCTCGAACTGACTGACGAAAGCCGCTCCGTCTTCGACCTCACCGCCGCGGACTTTCCAATGGCCCTCGTCATCGGCAATGAGATCACGGGCGTCAGCGACGAAGCGCTTACCATGTGCGAATCCTCGCTCGTCATCCCGATGCTCGGTGCCAAGCATTCGCTGAACGTCGGAGTTGCGTACGGGGTGGCACTGTATGAATGTGTCCGCGTATTTTCGGGCGACCTCAACCGCTTCCGGCCACACACGACGGACTGA
- a CDS encoding HAMP domain-containing histidine kinase yields METVARTSTIKLPRSANIKIGLLVTSVLVVIGILIYNNRLVGELKVREQRVALLLASALKYFQNTDDFDATLYQDVVDYVRNSGVPMIITDRDDIPSYEKGTYKQFNINIEFDSTLNKQARLAFLRQELLRMDRSHKPERITYTDPKTGTESVTNYIHYGDSAILADIARMPLIQLILAAVVILIGYLSFSYLKRSEQSNIWVGMSRETAHQLGTPLSSLLGWAEMLRMNASEPEEVVNIAGEISKDIERLNRIATRFSKIGSKPDLKAQNVVAVVSGVMGYLEDRMPRLGNAIAFSLETSADEIPVAINRELFEWVLENLIKNATEAIESNEGSIAIKIEAEKGGDVIIDVTDTGKGMDARRRKEVFRPGFSTKARGWGLGLTLAKRIVEEYHHGKLFVSHSAPGKGTTFRIKLVRA; encoded by the coding sequence ATGGAAACCGTTGCCCGGACATCTACGATCAAGCTGCCGCGGTCGGCCAATATAAAGATTGGCCTGCTCGTGACGAGCGTGCTCGTCGTGATCGGGATCCTGATCTACAACAACCGGCTTGTCGGCGAGTTGAAGGTCCGCGAACAGCGCGTCGCGCTGTTACTTGCTTCGGCGCTGAAGTATTTCCAGAATACCGACGACTTCGATGCCACGTTGTATCAGGACGTGGTGGACTACGTCCGCAACTCCGGGGTGCCGATGATCATCACCGACCGTGACGACATCCCGAGCTACGAGAAAGGCACATACAAGCAGTTCAATATCAATATCGAGTTCGACAGCACGCTCAATAAACAAGCACGTCTGGCGTTTTTGCGTCAAGAACTTCTGCGCATGGATCGTTCGCATAAGCCCGAACGCATTACCTATACCGATCCGAAGACCGGAACGGAGAGCGTCACGAACTACATCCACTACGGCGACAGTGCCATCCTCGCAGACATCGCGCGGATGCCACTGATCCAGTTGATCCTTGCGGCGGTGGTTATCTTGATCGGGTACCTGAGCTTTTCCTATCTTAAGCGAAGCGAACAATCGAACATCTGGGTCGGAATGTCGCGCGAGACGGCGCATCAACTTGGTACGCCGCTCTCGAGTCTGCTCGGTTGGGCGGAGATGTTGCGGATGAATGCGAGCGAGCCGGAGGAGGTCGTGAACATCGCCGGCGAGATCTCGAAAGATATCGAGCGCCTTAATCGTATTGCTACCCGTTTCTCGAAGATCGGCTCGAAACCCGATTTGAAGGCGCAGAACGTCGTTGCTGTCGTCTCGGGCGTGATGGGCTATCTCGAAGACCGGATGCCGCGGCTCGGCAATGCGATTGCGTTCTCGCTCGAGACGTCGGCCGATGAGATTCCGGTCGCGATCAACCGCGAACTCTTCGAGTGGGTGCTCGAGAATTTGATCAAGAATGCAACCGAGGCTATCGAGTCGAACGAAGGGAGTATCGCGATCAAGATCGAAGCGGAAAAAGGCGGCGATGTGATCATCGACGTCACCGATACCGGCAAAGGCATGGATGCACGACGTCGCAAGGAAGTGTTTCGTCCCGGCTTTAGCACCAAAGCCCGAGGCTGGGGGTTGGGACTAACCCTCGCCAAACGCATCGTCGAGGAGTATCATCACGGCAAGCTGTTCGTGAGCCACTCGGCACCGGGGAAAGGCACGACGTTTCGGATCAAGCTGGTACGGGCGTAA
- a CDS encoding DUF1501 domain-containing protein, with protein MKRRSFLKALPLGVAATAVPFVLGSRRAEAFTHSPILNALANSNTPDDRALVVIYLEGGNDGLNTLVPFEDPLYDRYRKNLGFTTPEEKARLTFKPRPDLGINPYANALQPLWDEGKIAMVQGIGIENPDLSHFRGLEIWNSSSDADLIIPTGWLGRYLDTLYPDYPNSLPEDPVAINMGTFASQVFRGVNAMMDVQVPDPLTFGAAANMGTQPVPATWGGRELDYVRSLVNIANVYSARFKNLFPAKTVSKVQYPSSQFATDLQHIAWCINAGLKTKIYFASLQGWDTHFFQYSKDDSPGNGHAYLLRTLTEGLAAFQRDLEAMGNADRVVTMTYSEFGRRVDENGDWASGTDHGTAAPHFVIGTNVNGELYGNHPDLSKLDKNGDQYNQFEFRQMFAAVLGDWLGVDESLRTFILSPGRSHAPWDITFPVNGSGVRQHLIDPSKSQQSSSVAPTLLAKSLRLSPNPAMRETAISFVADGSSSDVWIELFDERGRSLRREQRSVGAGEARCTIDVSALANGTYYVQLRYGSQSESAKLVVAR; from the coding sequence ATGAAACGCAGATCATTTCTGAAGGCTCTTCCGCTCGGCGTGGCTGCCACTGCCGTGCCGTTCGTGCTTGGTTCGCGTCGCGCAGAAGCATTCACGCACTCGCCGATCCTTAACGCGCTTGCGAATTCCAACACACCCGACGATCGGGCACTGGTTGTGATCTATCTCGAAGGTGGCAACGACGGGCTCAATACGCTTGTCCCATTCGAAGACCCGCTCTACGATCGCTACCGCAAGAATCTTGGCTTCACGACGCCGGAAGAAAAAGCCCGCCTGACGTTCAAGCCTCGCCCGGACCTCGGTATCAATCCGTATGCAAATGCGCTACAACCATTGTGGGACGAAGGGAAGATCGCGATGGTGCAAGGTATCGGCATCGAAAATCCCGACCTCTCACACTTTCGCGGTCTTGAGATCTGGAATTCGTCGAGCGATGCGGACTTGATCATTCCCACCGGCTGGCTCGGCAGATATCTTGATACGCTCTATCCCGACTATCCCAACTCCCTGCCCGAGGATCCCGTCGCGATCAACATGGGCACGTTCGCTTCGCAGGTCTTTCGCGGTGTGAATGCGATGATGGATGTCCAGGTGCCGGACCCGCTGACCTTTGGCGCTGCGGCGAACATGGGCACACAGCCTGTCCCTGCAACATGGGGTGGTCGGGAGCTGGACTATGTCCGATCGCTCGTGAACATCGCAAATGTATATTCCGCGAGGTTTAAGAACCTGTTCCCTGCAAAGACGGTCAGCAAAGTGCAATACCCGTCGAGCCAGTTCGCCACCGATCTGCAGCATATCGCATGGTGCATCAACGCCGGACTCAAGACGAAGATCTACTTCGCGAGTCTGCAGGGTTGGGATACGCACTTCTTTCAGTACTCGAAAGACGATTCGCCGGGGAATGGGCATGCGTATCTATTGCGGACGCTCACCGAAGGACTCGCTGCGTTCCAACGCGATCTCGAAGCAATGGGCAATGCCGACCGCGTCGTTACCATGACCTACTCCGAATTCGGCCGCCGAGTCGATGAGAACGGCGACTGGGCCTCTGGTACCGACCACGGGACCGCTGCACCACACTTCGTGATCGGTACGAACGTCAATGGCGAACTCTATGGCAATCACCCCGATCTCTCAAAACTCGACAAGAACGGTGATCAATACAACCAGTTCGAATTTCGGCAGATGTTCGCTGCTGTTCTGGGCGACTGGCTTGGTGTGGATGAGTCGCTACGCACATTCATCCTCAGTCCCGGCAGGTCGCACGCACCGTGGGATATCACCTTCCCAGTGAACGGCTCCGGCGTTCGGCAGCATCTGATTGATCCGTCGAAGTCGCAGCAATCGTCGAGCGTCGCACCGACGCTGCTGGCGAAGTCGCTGCGGTTGTCGCCGAATCCCGCGATGCGCGAAACAGCGATCAGCTTTGTTGCTGACGGTTCGTCATCAGATGTCTGGATCGAGCTTTTCGACGAACGGGGCAGAAGTCTTCGCAGAGAACAGCGCTCGGTGGGAGCAGGGGAGGCTCGATGCACAATTGATGTGTCGGCGTTGGCGAACGGGACATACTATGTGCAACTGCGGTACGGGAGCCAGAGTGAATCGGCAAAGCTTGTCGTGGCACGGTAA
- a CDS encoding NYN domain-containing protein yields the protein MKGLDTPLHPLFQPSSNRVSVFVDGENAYYAQRSLGWFFDPRKLLEYFSQGAAIGDAFWYASQKMPPDPREQRFYGYLNHAGYTVRVKTIKYFRDEISGELTRKANLDLEMAIDLFTTIAQYDTAVLVTGDGDFERAVELLRSYGKRVIVASTQETVARELRNAAGKHFFDLAEIRSSIERFTTAGGESFQREEPMQQPAI from the coding sequence ATGAAAGGACTTGACACCCCGCTGCATCCGCTGTTTCAGCCATCGTCCAACCGCGTATCGGTGTTCGTCGACGGTGAAAACGCGTACTACGCCCAGCGCTCGCTCGGCTGGTTCTTCGACCCGCGCAAGTTGCTCGAATATTTTTCGCAAGGAGCTGCCATTGGCGACGCGTTCTGGTACGCATCGCAGAAAATGCCGCCGGATCCGCGCGAACAACGATTTTACGGGTATCTCAACCACGCCGGCTACACTGTCCGCGTGAAGACGATCAAGTACTTCCGCGACGAAATTTCCGGCGAACTCACGCGCAAAGCGAATCTCGATCTGGAAATGGCAATCGATCTCTTCACGACGATCGCGCAGTACGACACCGCTGTGCTTGTGACCGGCGACGGCGACTTCGAGCGGGCCGTCGAACTCTTGCGTAGCTATGGAAAGCGTGTGATCGTCGCCTCGACGCAGGAAACCGTCGCGCGCGAATTACGTAATGCTGCAGGGAAGCATTTCTTCGACCTTGCCGAAATCCGTTCGTCGATCGAACGATTTACCACGGCCGGCGGAGAGAGCTTCCAACGCGAAGAGCCGATGCAGCAACCTGCAATCTAA